A part of Leptospira congkakensis genomic DNA contains:
- a CDS encoding bactofilin family protein — translation MKDESIDTIISDDITFRGTLSFNQTLKIKGQFKGTITSQGKLIIDETGDVEADVEVGSLVVHGNLKGNVDAKEKVELKKNGKVIGDIKTPGLEVEFGSKIIGNCIM, via the coding sequence ATGAAAGACGAATCTATAGACACAATCATTAGCGACGACATCACGTTTCGCGGAACCCTTTCCTTCAACCAAACATTAAAAATCAAAGGTCAATTCAAAGGCACCATCACTTCACAAGGCAAACTCATCATTGATGAAACTGGTGATGTAGAAGCCGATGTAGAAGTGGGAAGCCTTGTGGTTCATGGAAACCTCAAAGGTAATGTAGACGCAAAAGAAAAAGTAGAACTTAAAAAAAATGGAAAGGTCATTGGTGATATCAAAACACCTGGACTCGAAGTAGAATTCGGTTCCAAAATTATTGGCAATTGCATCATGTAA
- the recJ gene encoding single-stranded-DNA-specific exonuclease RecJ, with product MHHVTKVHFGPLLAEVRTKVDSKRPLLRYLVDKREGLRNIHPKELLNSDFSCLHSPYSLPDLLDAVELILEFAKAGKKILLYGDRDSDGVSSTCLLAFFLKSHQEFSNINLEVMVSSESDPYGLCKEALVKIKKVKPDLLVTLDFGSSQADEIEELTNTGIQVIVLDHHEVPVRIPTNCALVNPRRTDSIYPEKKICTAVLSFKLVSAILFRLSDEFGRIYVKSEVEEGSGKTRLVYFQNGIRIQEENLSNLAIDEKSVSSYPEDFVTPIPVDTERKLFFYQCSKIPDFFSSLEEETDLAGIGTITDMMPLIGENRHFVKLALNSLTKLYAGDKKRKGLSELLKELKLSPQGVTTKDLGWSIGPVLNSAGRMGKTEEAVSLLLSETVTDAKTKAKQLLSINEERKERTKRNMDRVERYFARKPERTTKEIVFCYEPDMEPGVSGIVATRMVDTYKKPAIFLAPDNGDARGSIRSYDKENVLELLESLSHHFLHFGGHPEAGGFSIQIDKIPAFEAELYNAAKEWLTQDKERENTHSIETDFTVLTEEMGDRLLKEWKDLEPFGQGNPDIKLAIRNAKAIHLTPLSGGKHVRFHLIGSGSLKYMIWNKGEEFQKFMSEHGSFDLVGSLEENFYQGRTTLQFIVEWFGIAAENPAQSN from the coding sequence TTGCATCATGTAACCAAGGTTCACTTCGGACCACTACTCGCCGAAGTACGAACCAAAGTTGATTCGAAACGTCCCCTCTTACGTTACTTAGTTGATAAAAGAGAGGGGCTTCGTAACATCCATCCGAAAGAACTTCTTAATTCTGATTTTTCTTGTCTTCATTCACCCTACTCTCTTCCCGATCTTTTAGATGCTGTAGAGCTTATACTCGAGTTTGCGAAAGCAGGAAAGAAAATTCTACTCTATGGCGATAGAGACTCAGATGGAGTGAGTTCCACCTGTTTGCTTGCCTTCTTTTTAAAATCCCACCAGGAGTTTTCCAATATCAATTTAGAAGTAATGGTTTCTTCCGAAAGTGATCCTTATGGTCTTTGTAAAGAAGCACTCGTTAAAATCAAAAAAGTGAAACCGGATCTTCTTGTGACACTCGACTTTGGTTCCAGTCAGGCCGATGAAATCGAAGAACTCACAAATACAGGAATCCAAGTCATTGTTCTTGACCACCATGAAGTTCCTGTCCGAATTCCAACAAACTGTGCTTTGGTGAATCCAAGAAGAACAGATTCAATCTATCCAGAAAAAAAAATCTGCACAGCTGTTTTATCTTTTAAATTAGTATCCGCGATTCTTTTTCGTTTGAGCGATGAATTTGGTAGGATCTATGTTAAATCAGAAGTGGAAGAAGGATCTGGAAAAACAAGATTGGTTTACTTCCAAAATGGAATCCGGATTCAGGAAGAAAATCTTTCCAACTTAGCAATCGATGAAAAGTCCGTTTCATCCTATCCCGAGGATTTTGTAACTCCGATTCCAGTAGATACAGAACGAAAATTATTCTTTTACCAATGTTCCAAAATCCCTGATTTTTTCTCTAGTTTAGAAGAAGAAACAGACCTAGCTGGGATTGGAACCATAACCGATATGATGCCACTCATTGGGGAAAATCGTCATTTTGTAAAATTAGCTTTAAACTCTCTCACCAAACTTTATGCAGGTGATAAAAAAAGAAAAGGACTTTCGGAACTTTTAAAAGAACTGAAACTAAGCCCCCAAGGTGTCACCACAAAAGATCTTGGTTGGTCGATTGGACCAGTTCTCAATTCCGCAGGCCGGATGGGGAAAACAGAAGAAGCTGTTTCCTTACTTTTATCGGAAACAGTAACGGATGCCAAAACAAAAGCAAAACAACTTCTTTCCATCAATGAAGAACGAAAAGAAAGAACCAAACGTAATATGGATAGGGTGGAACGTTATTTCGCCCGCAAACCAGAAAGAACAACCAAAGAAATTGTATTTTGTTATGAACCAGATATGGAACCGGGTGTCAGTGGAATTGTTGCCACAAGAATGGTGGATACTTATAAAAAACCTGCAATCTTTCTAGCACCTGATAATGGTGATGCGAGAGGAAGTATCCGTTCTTATGACAAAGAAAATGTTCTCGAACTATTAGAATCACTATCTCACCATTTTTTGCACTTCGGAGGCCATCCAGAAGCCGGAGGATTTTCCATCCAAATCGATAAAATCCCTGCTTTCGAAGCCGAATTGTACAATGCCGCCAAAGAATGGTTGACCCAAGACAAAGAAAGAGAAAACACCCATTCGATTGAAACTGACTTTACCGTCCTTACCGAAGAAATGGGAGACCGATTGCTCAAAGAATGGAAAGACTTGGAACCTTTTGGGCAAGGGAATCCAGATATCAAACTTGCCATTCGAAATGCCAAAGCCATTCACCTAACACCACTCAGTGGAGGGAAACATGTTCGGTTTCACTTAATTGGAAGTGGGTCTTTAAAGTATATGATCTGGAATAAAGGTGAAGAATTCCAGAAGTTCATGTCGGAACATGGAAGTTTTGATTTGGTAGGGAGTTTAGAAGAAAATTTTTACCAGGGAAGAACCACTCTACAGTTCATTGTGGAGTGGTTTGGGATCGCGGCGGAAAATCCCGCCCAATCAAACTAA
- a CDS encoding cupin domain-containing protein, producing MATIIRKTETLTEGDAIRAFLVSKGLVYESYKTPEALDIVLGQKGLNDAEKAEVLSGLEYRFDQLKKDHGYKANDLVVLHDEVPGIQDMLAKFDKLHIHTDEEVRYIIDGSGVFGFIIDGEKFEVHVGKGDFISIPANTNHWFTLDQNLRIKAVRYFKDNSGWTPVYVDESKVLVNV from the coding sequence ATGGCAACAATTATTAGAAAAACAGAAACCCTTACAGAAGGTGATGCGATTCGTGCCTTCCTTGTCTCCAAGGGACTTGTGTATGAATCCTATAAAACACCGGAAGCTTTGGACATTGTCCTTGGCCAAAAGGGATTAAATGATGCGGAAAAAGCAGAAGTTCTTTCTGGATTGGAATACCGATTTGACCAATTGAAAAAAGATCATGGCTATAAGGCGAATGATCTAGTCGTGCTTCATGATGAAGTTCCCGGAATCCAAGACATGTTAGCCAAATTTGACAAATTACATATCCATACTGATGAAGAAGTGCGTTATATTATCGATGGAAGTGGAGTTTTCGGATTTATCATCGATGGCGAAAAATTTGAAGTTCATGTAGGGAAGGGAGATTTCATTTCAATCCCGGCCAACACCAACCACTGGTTTACTCTAGATCAAAATTTAAGAATCAAAGCGGTTCGTTACTTTAAAGACAATTCTGGATGGACTCCTGTTTATGTGGATGAGTCCAAGGTTCTTGTTAACGTTTGA
- a CDS encoding NADH-quinone oxidoreductase subunit N: MSYTPSANDLIAISPMLILCGVALLSLVVQFFVPNEEDSKPLWVLSILGILGAMYALYHTTGSPGYGKFFGSQISLSPLTVWLSAIYLIAGLITLLIAPPFLAQHKTLFPEFFPLLLFCLSGMMFLTSGYDFIVIFVGLEILSLALYVMIGMARSSVSSLESAMKYFLLGSFSSGFMLLGIAFLYGGSGTTNLDGALRGLFLKGYESNFSKLGFGLFLVGVSFKAALVPFHSWTPDVYEGAQTPITGFMASAGKASALGLIIVLFNHVPIGVIGESWKILMGVIALVSMTWGNIVALRQENLKRMLAYSSISHAGYIVAGIVSGASLEALYYLFSYSLLNLVAFAIISYLEQGKHEVTVEGISHLSGEHPLTALSLSIVFLSFAGFPPFIGFWSKLFLLQKIAESDLLFNRILLFGAVANSCVAFYYYMKITIQSYMKQETGAVAGVRDLPSMPTLGFLVFLLSVFFAAGWLFFQPGALL, translated from the coding sequence ATGTCATATACTCCTTCTGCCAATGACCTAATCGCAATATCTCCCATGCTCATTCTTTGTGGGGTTGCTTTACTTTCCCTTGTGGTTCAATTTTTTGTTCCGAATGAAGAGGATTCCAAACCTTTATGGGTTCTTTCCATTCTTGGAATTCTTGGTGCTATGTATGCCTTATACCATACAACTGGTTCTCCAGGGTATGGTAAATTTTTCGGATCTCAAATTTCACTCAGTCCCCTCACGGTTTGGTTAAGTGCCATTTACTTGATTGCTGGTCTGATCACACTTCTCATTGCTCCGCCATTTCTCGCACAACATAAAACATTATTTCCTGAGTTCTTTCCTCTTCTTCTTTTCTGTTTGTCGGGGATGATGTTTCTCACTTCTGGTTATGATTTTATTGTTATCTTTGTCGGTTTAGAAATCCTTTCATTAGCATTGTATGTAATGATTGGAATGGCTCGTTCTTCTGTGTCTTCCTTAGAAAGTGCCATGAAATACTTTTTACTCGGATCTTTTAGTTCTGGGTTTATGTTACTGGGAATTGCATTTTTGTATGGTGGATCGGGAACTACAAATCTTGACGGTGCCCTTCGTGGACTTTTTCTAAAAGGTTATGAATCCAATTTTTCTAAACTAGGTTTTGGATTGTTTTTGGTAGGTGTATCCTTTAAGGCAGCGCTCGTTCCTTTTCATTCTTGGACACCTGATGTGTATGAAGGCGCCCAAACACCGATCACTGGTTTTATGGCCAGTGCGGGAAAAGCATCTGCTCTTGGTTTGATCATTGTTCTTTTCAATCATGTTCCCATTGGCGTTATTGGTGAGTCTTGGAAAATCCTAATGGGAGTGATTGCCCTTGTTTCCATGACTTGGGGAAATATTGTTGCTCTGAGGCAAGAAAACCTCAAACGAATGTTAGCTTATTCTTCTATTTCCCATGCTGGTTATATTGTCGCAGGGATTGTTTCTGGGGCAAGCCTAGAAGCCTTGTATTATCTTTTTTCCTATTCCCTTTTGAATTTGGTTGCCTTTGCTATCATTTCTTATTTAGAACAAGGGAAACATGAAGTCACTGTAGAAGGGATTTCTCATTTGAGCGGCGAACACCCGTTAACAGCACTTTCCCTTTCGATTGTTTTTTTATCCTTTGCTGGGTTTCCTCCCTTCATTGGATTTTGGTCCAAACTTTTCCTTTTGCAGAAAATTGCTGAGTCGGATTTATTATTCAACCGGATCCTTCTTTTCGGTGCCGTGGCAAACTCTTGTGTGGCCTTCTACTATTATATGAAGATCACCATCCAGTCCTATATGAAACAGGAAACGGGAGCAGTGGCAGGAGTTCGAGACCTGCCCAGTATGCCAACCCTTGGGTTTTTGGTATTTTTACTCAGTGTGTTTTTTGCGGCAGGTTGGCTTTTCTTCCAACCAGGTGCTTTGTTATAA
- a CDS encoding complex I subunit 4 family protein codes for MPEQILSFIIFLPILSAAVIVFQKRMGTVVVISALSSAFTTILSVGLFFLYDPTKSGLQFVHWIPDWILSGKLSVDYHVGLDGVSLLLFGLTAFMFFLSSLASWSNIPKKIKEFHICLLVLETAVLGVFAAGNLVLYYVFWELMVLPMVLMIGIWGGEDRTKAALKYFLFSMAGSLFMLGGILTLYFKTGKTSIESLATADLGVYSESLQWFLFFSFFLAFAVKIPLFPFHTWMPDVHTQAPTVGSVDLAGVLLKIGAYGFIRFCIPFFPEPSLFSQDGIQILAVIGIVYGSMAALVQTDIKRIIAYSSLSHLGFCILGLFSFTSEGVVGGMLQMISHGVSTGMIFLMIGMIYERAHTRNISEFGGLAKQMPVFSTFFLIAVLSSVGLPGTNGFVGEFLILMGAIKSNVWLGGIAATGVVLGALYLLWFVKRFLFGVSKTIQAKPYKDLTFREVGILTPLVIFIFWIGIYPKPFLEILQSSANVYLNAASVQSISERKESRKDFLGGNVTRKFSDYSTMGVEPLSFEERLGSFRSKYALPSFVSAKLETPNLNENLDNLEKSIESDFPLEPIPKETIGN; via the coding sequence GTGCCGGAACAAATTCTTTCCTTCATTATCTTTTTACCAATTCTTTCTGCAGCCGTTATCGTTTTCCAAAAACGGATGGGAACAGTTGTTGTTATTTCTGCTTTATCTTCTGCATTTACAACTATCCTATCAGTAGGATTGTTTTTTTTGTATGATCCCACTAAGTCGGGTCTTCAGTTTGTCCATTGGATTCCAGATTGGATTTTATCTGGAAAACTCAGTGTAGATTACCATGTGGGTTTGGACGGAGTTTCACTTTTGTTGTTTGGCCTCACGGCGTTTATGTTTTTTCTTTCGAGCCTTGCTTCTTGGTCAAACATTCCCAAAAAAATCAAAGAATTTCATATTTGTTTACTCGTTTTAGAAACAGCCGTACTCGGGGTGTTTGCCGCAGGGAACTTGGTTCTTTACTATGTATTTTGGGAACTGATGGTTTTACCAATGGTTCTCATGATTGGAATTTGGGGTGGGGAAGACAGAACCAAAGCCGCTTTAAAATACTTTTTGTTTTCAATGGCTGGCTCCTTGTTTATGTTAGGTGGTATACTTACCCTTTACTTCAAAACAGGAAAAACATCCATTGAATCTTTAGCAACTGCGGATTTAGGAGTGTATTCAGAATCTCTGCAATGGTTTTTGTTTTTTAGCTTTTTCCTGGCTTTTGCTGTTAAAATTCCACTTTTCCCTTTTCATACTTGGATGCCGGATGTTCATACCCAAGCGCCTACAGTTGGTTCGGTGGATTTGGCAGGTGTATTGTTAAAGATTGGAGCTTATGGTTTCATTCGGTTTTGTATTCCTTTTTTCCCTGAACCTAGTCTTTTCTCACAAGATGGAATCCAAATCCTTGCAGTGATTGGAATTGTATATGGATCTATGGCAGCTCTTGTTCAAACCGATATCAAACGGATCATTGCTTATAGTTCCTTATCCCATTTAGGTTTTTGTATTTTGGGTCTTTTTTCTTTCACAAGTGAAGGTGTTGTGGGTGGAATGTTGCAGATGATTTCCCATGGTGTTTCGACTGGGATGATCTTTCTTATGATCGGTATGATTTATGAGAGAGCGCATACTCGAAACATAAGTGAGTTTGGTGGACTCGCCAAACAAATGCCAGTTTTCTCTACCTTCTTTCTGATTGCCGTTTTATCTTCTGTTGGTCTCCCTGGAACCAATGGGTTTGTGGGTGAATTTTTGATCTTAATGGGAGCCATCAAATCGAATGTTTGGCTTGGCGGAATTGCTGCGACCGGTGTTGTGCTTGGTGCATTGTATCTGTTATGGTTTGTGAAACGATTCCTGTTTGGGGTGAGTAAAACCATCCAAGCAAAACCTTACAAAGATTTAACTTTTAGAGAAGTGGGGATTTTGACACCGCTTGTCATTTTTATTTTTTGGATTGGAATTTATCCAAAACCATTTTTAGAGATCTTGCAGTCTTCTGCTAATGTGTATTTAAATGCAGCTTCGGTTCAGTCCATTTCAGAAAGAAAAGAAAGTAGGAAAGACTTCCTTGGTGGAAACGTAACTCGAAAGTTTTCTGATTATTCTACTATGGGAGTGGAACCACTTTCTTTTGAAGAAAGACTGGGTTCTTTTCGATCGAAGTATGCACTTCCGAGTTTTGTTTCTGCCAAATTAGAAACACCAAATCTGAATGAAAATTTAGACAATTTGGAAAAATCCATAGAGTCTGATTTCCCATTGGAACCAATACCGAAAGAGACGATAGGAAACTAA
- the nuoL gene encoding NADH-quinone oxidoreductase subunit L — protein MLEIFPLVVFLPLLGFLFNGFLKGRIPHRMAGAIGTLAVFIPFLITLGAFNEFRPMERTAPHLVSVFDWIVIGNFKSSFGFQIDQLSLYMTLIITGIGSLIHLYSMGYMKGNTSYNRFFAYLNLFIFCMLNLVLSDNLVLTFLGWEGVGLSSYLLIGFDYDKNTAAEAGMKAFILNRIGDVGFILGTGFLFWFGGSLQYLELQTNLNGLGEFANYANIVALFFFVAAMGKSAQIPLFVWLPDAMAGPTPVSALIHAATMVTAGVFLIVRLNFVFLLAPETSLFIACIGATTALFAATIGTLQNDIKKILAYSTVSQLGFMFLAMGSMSYVAGLFHLMTHAFFKALLFLGAGSVIHALHHEQNIKNMGGLFSKIKITSFTFLLGTLAISGFFPFSGFFSKDLILEKAYTYGAYGSILWTMGIVAAFFTSFYMFRLVFVVFFGKDNTDSHHKIHESPWTMTFPLVVLAIGAVVVGFLQTPHFFLHIDTLERYFAPVLSKGYELASLKGSLAEHKSLVHDVELSLAAFSVAIATIGLILAYFLYQRKQNPILEEHTGFRKILFHKYYIDEIYDFVLVRPFLFLSKGIAFFFDTKILDRFFLNIGLSFGVIAGGLRRLQSGFIGDYALYVVIGTFCILVYLLTRGV, from the coding sequence ATGTTAGAGATATTTCCTTTAGTTGTTTTTCTTCCTCTCCTTGGATTTCTTTTTAATGGTTTTTTGAAAGGAAGAATCCCTCATCGGATGGCTGGTGCCATTGGAACTTTAGCAGTTTTTATTCCTTTTCTCATCACCTTAGGCGCGTTTAACGAGTTCCGTCCTATGGAAAGAACAGCACCACATTTGGTTTCTGTTTTTGATTGGATTGTGATTGGAAATTTTAAATCTTCATTTGGATTCCAAATCGATCAACTCTCCTTGTATATGACTCTGATCATTACGGGAATTGGGTCACTCATCCACTTGTATTCTATGGGATACATGAAAGGGAACACAAGTTATAACCGATTTTTTGCCTATTTGAATTTATTCATCTTTTGTATGTTGAATCTTGTACTCAGTGACAACTTAGTATTAACTTTCCTAGGTTGGGAAGGAGTAGGACTTTCTTCTTATCTCTTAATTGGTTTTGACTATGATAAAAATACTGCTGCAGAAGCGGGGATGAAAGCATTCATCTTAAACCGAATTGGGGATGTTGGTTTTATTTTAGGAACCGGTTTTCTTTTTTGGTTTGGCGGTAGTTTGCAATATTTAGAACTTCAGACTAACTTAAATGGGTTAGGTGAATTTGCTAACTATGCCAATATAGTGGCTCTCTTTTTCTTCGTTGCGGCTATGGGTAAATCGGCACAGATCCCTCTTTTTGTTTGGCTTCCAGATGCGATGGCTGGCCCAACTCCTGTTTCGGCCCTCATCCATGCGGCGACTATGGTAACTGCTGGAGTATTTCTCATTGTTCGCTTAAACTTTGTATTTTTACTCGCACCAGAAACTTCTTTGTTTATTGCTTGTATTGGTGCCACAACAGCACTTTTTGCTGCAACAATTGGAACCTTACAAAACGATATTAAAAAAATCTTAGCTTACTCAACAGTTTCCCAACTAGGTTTTATGTTTCTTGCTATGGGAAGTATGAGTTATGTGGCAGGACTTTTCCATTTAATGACTCACGCCTTTTTTAAAGCCTTACTTTTCCTCGGGGCAGGTTCCGTGATTCATGCTCTCCACCACGAACAAAATATCAAAAATATGGGAGGTCTTTTTAGCAAAATCAAAATCACTTCCTTTACATTTTTACTGGGAACCCTTGCCATTTCAGGATTTTTTCCTTTCTCTGGATTTTTCTCTAAGGATTTAATTTTAGAAAAAGCTTATACCTATGGAGCGTATGGTTCTATCCTCTGGACCATGGGGATCGTGGCTGCGTTTTTCACTTCGTTTTATATGTTCCGTCTTGTTTTCGTTGTCTTCTTTGGTAAGGACAATACAGACTCTCACCACAAAATACATGAATCACCTTGGACTATGACCTTTCCTCTTGTGGTTCTTGCCATCGGTGCTGTTGTGGTTGGATTTTTACAAACACCACATTTCTTTTTACACATTGATACTTTAGAAAGATACTTTGCACCTGTTTTGAGTAAGGGTTATGAATTGGCTTCTCTTAAAGGAAGTCTCGCCGAACATAAGTCACTCGTTCATGACGTGGAACTTTCTCTAGCTGCCTTTTCTGTAGCCATTGCCACGATCGGCCTCATCTTAGCTTATTTCTTATACCAAAGAAAACAAAATCCTATTCTTGAGGAACATACTGGTTTTCGAAAGATTCTTTTCCACAAATACTATATCGATGAAATTTATGATTTTGTTTTGGTTCGTCCTTTTCTCTTTCTATCAAAAGGAATTGCTTTTTTCTTTGATACCAAAATCCTCGATCGATTTTTCTTAAATATTGGTCTTAGTTTTGGTGTGATCGCAGGTGGACTTCGTCGCCTCCAATCGGGATTCATTGGAGATTATGCATTGTATGTAGTCATTGGTACATTTTGTATCTTAGTGTATCTATTAACGAGGGGGGTGTAA
- the nuoK gene encoding NADH-quinone oxidoreductase subunit NuoK, which translates to MNPIINDIPVSYILGLAGILFSIGVLGVLIRRNIVIIFMSVELILNSVNLVFVTFSKALSHISGETVVFFVMAIAAAEAAVGLALVIAIFRHKKSTNVDELQSMKW; encoded by the coding sequence ATGAACCCAATCATTAATGACATTCCCGTTTCCTATATCCTTGGCCTTGCTGGAATTTTATTTTCCATTGGAGTTTTGGGTGTTCTCATTCGAAGGAATATTGTGATCATCTTTATGTCGGTGGAACTAATTTTGAATTCGGTGAACCTAGTTTTTGTTACTTTTTCAAAAGCCCTTTCCCATATCTCTGGTGAAACTGTTGTTTTCTTTGTGATGGCAATTGCTGCAGCAGAAGCAGCTGTGGGCCTTGCCCTTGTGATTGCCATTTTCCGGCATAAAAAATCCACCAATGTGGATGAACTCCAATCGATGAAATGGTAA
- a CDS encoding NADH-quinone oxidoreductase subunit J family protein yields MDEIIYMNLESSPSFLLFIFFGTVTVITALSVVFQKNPVVSAVSLVFTFFALAGIYGILGALFIATMQVLVYAGAIMVLVVFVLMLLSQRAETLSRYRKHPIRLVILSVFIFGFFFLLYSALTTGVPHSDQMGKGYEQSEYSFPIQGTATVNAKGNVGVVGASTYLDYLLPFEMISILLLVAVLGAVILAKKKPTEVEQTKDNVL; encoded by the coding sequence ATGGATGAAATTATTTATATGAACCTAGAATCTTCTCCTTCCTTTTTGTTATTTATCTTTTTTGGAACAGTGACTGTGATTACGGCTCTTAGTGTCGTATTCCAAAAAAATCCAGTGGTTTCTGCTGTTTCCTTAGTTTTTACTTTTTTTGCTTTGGCAGGGATCTACGGAATTTTGGGAGCTTTGTTTATTGCAACCATGCAGGTGTTAGTGTATGCGGGGGCCATTATGGTTCTTGTGGTTTTTGTTCTGATGTTACTTTCTCAAAGGGCAGAAACCTTGTCGCGTTACAGAAAACATCCAATTCGTTTGGTTATACTTTCTGTTTTTATTTTTGGGTTTTTCTTTTTGTTGTATTCGGCACTTACCACTGGTGTTCCTCATTCAGACCAAATGGGAAAAGGATATGAACAAAGTGAGTATTCCTTTCCCATCCAAGGAACGGCTACGGTGAATGCAAAAGGAAACGTTGGTGTTGTGGGTGCATCCACATATTTAGATTATCTTCTCCCTTTTGAAATGATTTCTATCTTACTTCTCGTAGCTGTTCTTGGTGCAGTGATCCTAGCCAAAAAGAAACCTACGGAAGTAGAACAAACAAAGGATAACGTCCTATGA
- the nuoH gene encoding NADH-quinone oxidoreductase subunit NuoH, with translation MDWALILAWGIKILSLFFIILTGVAYYTLAERKFAGFIQDRPGPNRAGIFGLFQPLADGIKFIAKEEIFPKNVSKGMYLLAPTISMTCAIMAWAVIPFGGSLPAPEWLAALTGVTTIDLQIANPDSGVLYMLAISSLSVYGIMIAGWSSNNKYSLLGGVRSTAQMISYELPMGLSIVVIVIMTGSLKLTDISDSQKDMWNILSPPGFVAFFIYVTAMFAETNRLPFDLAEAESELVVGFHTEYGAFKFALFFLAEYMNMITMSCLTTLLFFGGYNVPFQLGAGSEFQAFYGLGFFILKVLFFAFLFIWVRWTLPRFRYDQLMKLGWKKMIPWGLFAVMFAAIYTVYWKEGWMKLFI, from the coding sequence ATGGACTGGGCTCTAATACTTGCTTGGGGGATCAAAATCCTCTCATTATTTTTTATCATTCTAACGGGTGTTGCTTATTATACGCTCGCCGAACGTAAGTTTGCTGGTTTTATCCAAGATCGTCCTGGCCCCAATAGAGCCGGAATTTTTGGACTTTTCCAACCACTTGCTGATGGAATCAAATTCATTGCCAAAGAAGAAATTTTCCCAAAAAACGTATCCAAAGGGATGTATCTTTTGGCTCCCACAATCTCCATGACCTGTGCCATTATGGCTTGGGCTGTGATTCCTTTTGGGGGAAGTCTTCCGGCACCGGAATGGCTCGCGGCACTTACTGGTGTCACGACTATAGATTTACAAATTGCCAATCCCGATTCAGGGGTTTTGTACATGCTTGCCATTTCTTCTCTCTCTGTTTACGGGATTATGATTGCGGGTTGGTCGAGTAACAACAAATATTCGTTACTCGGTGGTGTTCGTTCTACGGCTCAGATGATCAGTTACGAACTTCCTATGGGTCTTTCGATTGTTGTGATTGTGATTATGACTGGATCACTCAAGCTAACAGACATCAGTGATTCTCAAAAAGATATGTGGAATATTTTATCTCCTCCTGGGTTTGTTGCTTTTTTTATTTATGTGACTGCGATGTTTGCTGAAACCAATCGCCTTCCTTTTGACCTTGCAGAAGCCGAATCGGAACTGGTTGTGGGTTTCCATACAGAATACGGTGCTTTTAAGTTCGCACTTTTCTTTTTGGCTGAATACATGAATATGATTACCATGTCTTGTCTCACCACCTTACTCTTTTTTGGCGGATACAATGTTCCTTTCCAATTAGGAGCCGGTTCAGAATTCCAGGCGTTTTATGGACTTGGATTTTTTATTCTAAAAGTTCTATTCTTTGCCTTTCTATTCATTTGGGTAAGGTGGACCCTTCCTCGTTTTCGTTATGACCAATTGATGAAACTGGGTTGGAAAAAAATGATCCCTTGGGGACTTTTTGCCGTTATGTTCGCGGCCATTTACACAGTATATTGGAAAGAAGGATGGATGAAATTATTTATATGA